The following coding sequences lie in one Notolabrus celidotus isolate fNotCel1 chromosome 6, fNotCel1.pri, whole genome shotgun sequence genomic window:
- the tcp11l1 gene encoding T-complex protein 11-like protein 1: MSKEADHLESGGDKELKEERMQDAAEESGRMRVREHSPSPNTGRTLQASPSRGVTVEELMETAKGVTNMALAHEIMVNQAFQVKPVELPEGSLERRVKDIMHKAFWDCLEGQLREDPPVYGHAIKLLAEIKETLLSFLLPGQGRLHSRIEEVLDLTLLHQQAENGALDISQLSQFIIGMMSTLCAPCRDQAVNKLKEITDIIVLLKEIFSVLDMMKVDMANFAVSSIRPYLMQQSAEYERSKFQDFLEKQPNALDYTEKWLENSARSLRESRPTGSNCASSDPSSLCILEVHNNAYLLLLKWDHASDPFPETVLMDQVRLQEMQQESEQLVLLSSILLIVYTSTGDAISGLPGLMETLKNTINIMLADMHTPSFSVHEALATIGEKLCADLSQCLSQHGHPPLSAEQQSTLRGQISATIQTDNTVHKLIDSRVQSYLLASLESSQRKTPPPLPGGLTPVSRELQELAVRFSRLVNFNKLTFSPFYKRILHKILPERESTET; encoded by the exons CCAGTCCCTCCCGGGGTGTCACTgtggaggagctgatggagacaGCTAAAGGAGTCACAAACATGGCTTTGGCACATGAGATAATGGTCAACCAGGCGTTTCAAGTCAAGCCCGTGGAGCTACCTGAAGGGAG TTTGGAGCGCAGAGTGAAGGATATTATGCACAAAGCATTCTGGGATTGTTTGGAGGGCCAGCTGAGGGAGGATCCACCGGTGTATGGACATGCCATTAAACTGTTGGCTGAGATCAAAGAG ACGCTGCTGTCTTTCCTGCTCCCGGGACAAGGACGCCTGCACTCCCGTATTGAGGAGGTCCTTGACCTCACTCTGTTACACCAGCAGGCTGAAAACGGAGCACTTGACATCAGTCAGCTGTCCCAGTTCATCATTGGGATGATGAGTACACTGTGCGCCCCATGCAGAGACCAGGCCGTCAACAAGCTGAAGGAGATCACTGACATTATTGTTCTACTCAA agagaTATTCTCTGTGCTGGACATGATGAAAGTGGACATGGCTAACTTTGCTGTGAGCAGCATCAGGCCTTACCTCATGCAGCAATCGGCTGAGTATGAGAGGAGCAAGTTTCAGGACTTTCTGGAGAAGCAACCCA ATGCCTTAGACTACACTGAGAAGTGGCTTGAGAACTCAGCGAGATCCCTGAGGGAGTCCCGGCCGACTGGCTCTAACTGTGCTTCATCTGACCCTTCCTCACTCTGCATACTTGAAGTTCATAATAATGCCTATCTTCTGCTGCTGAAGTGGGACCATGCCTCAGACCCGTTCCCAGAG ACCGTGTTGATGGATCAGGTTCGGTTGCAGGAGATGCAACAGGAGTCTGAGCAGTTAGTTCTGCTCTCCTCTATACTTCTCATCGTCTACACGTCCACAGGGGACGCTATCTCCGGCCTGCCAGGGCTTATGGAGACTCTCAAAAACACGATCAACATCATGCTGGCAGACATGCACACACC GTCGTTCAGTGTTCATGAAGCCTTGGCCACCATTGGGGAGAAGCTGTGCGCTGATCTGAGTCAGTGTCTGAGCCAACATGGACACCCTCCCCTCTCAGCTGAACAGCAGAGTACTTTGAGGGGACAAATCTCAGCCACCATCCAGACAGACAACACAGTCCACAAGCTGATCG actccCGGGTTCAGAGTTATCTACTGGCTTCCCTTGAGTCCAGTCAGCGTAaaacccctcctcctctccccggAGGTCTGACTCCAGTCAGCAGGGAGCTGCAGGAGCTCGCCGTTCGCTTCAGTCGCCTCGTCAACTTCAACAAGCTCACCTTCTCCCCGTTCTACAAAAGGATCCTCCATAAAATACTGCCAGAAAGGGAGAGCacagaaacataa